The Terrirubrum flagellatum nucleotide sequence TGCGGGGGGTGCTTGTCCGTTTCGACCGGTCGGGCGCGCTGACCTTCGCGCCGGAGCCGCCCCGCCGCCCGCGGAGCGCCGCCGTTCGTTCATCCTGATCGCGAAAAGGGGTGCGGCGAGGGCCTGAATTGCGCCGCCTTCACTTGGCACAGTCCCGCCGTGAACCTATCTTATTCGTTGATTGCGAGGTTCGTCCGGCGTTCCGCCAGACGCGCCTCCTCTAGGACGGCGTGATGAATCCGAATTACCGAAATTTCGCCCTCTGGGTGATCATTTTCCTGCTGGTGCTCGCCCTGGTGACCCTGTTTCAGGGACCTGGCCAGCGCGGCGACAGCAGGCAGATCGCCTATAGCCAGATGATCGATGACGCCGATCAGGGCCGCATCGCCCAGGTGACCGTCGCGGGCCAGGAAGTTCAGGGCGTCTACAAGGACGGGCAGAGCTTCTCGACCTATGTTCCGTTCGATCCCCAGATGGTGCCGAAGCTGCTCGCCAAGAATGTGCAGGTGACCGCCAAGCCGCCGTCATCCGACACGCCGTCGATTCTCGCCATCCTGATCAACGCGCTGCCGTTCCTCGTCTTCCTCGGCATGTGGATTTTCCTGTCGCGCCAGATGCAGAACGGCGCCGGCCGGGCCATGGGCTTCGGCAAGTCGAAGGCCAAGCTGCTCACCGAAGCGCATGGCCGCGTCACGTTCGAGGACGTCGCTGGCATCGATGAAGCCAAGGAAGACCTGCAGGAGATCGTGGAGTTCCTGCGCGACCCCCAGAAGTTCCAGCGCCTCGGCGGTCGCATCCCGCGCGGCGTGCTGCTTGTCGGCCCGCCCGGCACCGGCAAGACGCTGACCGCGCGCGCCGTCGCCGGCGAAGCGAATGTGCCGTTCTTCACCATCTCCGGCTCCGATTTCGTCGAGATGTTCGTCGGCGTTGGCGCGAGCCGCGTGCGCGACATGTTCGAGCAGGCGAAGAAGAATGCGCCCTGCATCATTTTCATCGACGAAATCGATGCGGTCGGCCGCCATCGCGGCGCCGGCCTCGGCGGCGGCAATGACGAGCGCGAGCAGACGCTGAACCAGTTGCTCGTCGAGATGGACGGCTTTGAAGCGAACGAAGGCATCATCATCATCGCTGCGACGAACCGCCCTGATGTGCTCGATCCCGCGTTGCTGCGTCCGGGGCGTTTCGATCGTCAGATCGTCGTGCCCAATCCCGATCTCAACGGCCGCGAGAAGATCCTGCGCGTGCATGTGCGCAAGGTGCCGCTTGGGCCCGACGTCGATCTCAAGATTCTCGCGCGCGGCACGCCGGGCTTCTCCGGCGCCGACCTGATGAATCTCGTCAACGAGGCGGCTCTGCTCGCCGCCCGGCGCAACAAGCGCATCGTCACCATGGCGGAGTTCGAGGACGCCAAGGACAAGGTGATGATGGGCGCCGAGCGCAAATCGATGGCGATGAGCGAAGAAGAGAAGAAGCTCACCGCCTATCACGAGGCGGGCCACGCCATCGTCGGCCTCAACGTTCCCGCCGGCATTCCCGTGCATAAAGCGACGATCATTCCGCGCGGCCGCGCGCTCGGCATGGTGAAGTTCCTGCCGGAAGGCGACCGCTACTCCATGAAGTACAAGGAGTTCACCTCGCAGCTCGCGGTGGCCATGGGCGGCCGCGTCGCGGAGGAGCTCACCTTCGGCAAGGAGAACATCACATCAGGCGCCGCGAGCGACATCCAGCAGGCGACCAAGCTCGCCAAGGCGATGGTGACGCAGTTCGGTTATTCCGATCAGCTTGGCACGGTGGCCTACGGCGACAACCAGGAAGAGGTCTTCCTCGGCATGTCGATGGGCCGGCAGCAGAACGTGTCGGAGGCGACCGCGCAGAAGATCGACGCCGAAGTCCGTCGTCTGGTCGATGAAGGCTATGAGGCCGCGCGCCGCATCATCGAGGAGAAGAAGGACGAGTTCGAGAAGCTCGCCCAGGCGCTGCTCGAATTCGAGACGCTGACCGGCGAGGAAATCCGCGATCTCGTCGCCGGCAAGGGCATCCATCGTTCCGAAGACGATGACGCCACGCCGTCGCGTGGTTCGGCGGTGCCGAGCGCCGGCAAGTCGACGCGCAAGCCGCCGGCGCCTGATTCAGGCGGCATCGAGCCGACGCCGTTGCCGCAGTAAAGAGCGGGAAAGCCCGTCATCCCGGGCGCGATGCGGCGCGCAAGCGACGCGTCGCAGACCCGGGATCGTCGTCCGATTAAGGCGTCAAGTCATCAGCAAGATTGCGCTCATCTCAAATCGCGACGAGCGCCACCATTATCACCAGTGAACCGCCAATAGTCGTGAGCTGATAACTCCGGACGTATTCACTAAAACTCTTCTGCGTTCTCTCTGACATCGGCAGATGCCACGATTTGTCTCGCGTGCTCGCCGCGAGACGGCCGAGTGACATTATGAAATTCAAAGTTGTGTTTATGCGGTCGCCGGGCCGCTCACGGTCCGAAATCGTGCGAGAATAGAGGTAGGCGAGCACGCACGCGTAGCTCGCACCAATAAATGGCCAAGCGATGGCTATAAGTGGCCGCACTACAGTTTTCCGACTGTAGAACGCGATCTATCCCGGAACCTCGACCGTATAATTCAGCGCGCGCCGGCCGCCATCGGCGAAGATCGTCTCGCCGGTGATGTAGGAGCTTTCATCGCTTGCGAGAAAGGCCGCGATCGAAGCCATTTCCGAGGGCTCGCCGAAGCGCAGCAAAGGCGTGCGCGAGAGAATGCCCTTGTTCTTGCTGGGATCATTCGCGACGGCTTTCAGCATCTCGGTGGCGATCGAGCCGGGGCCGATCGCGTTGACGCGGATGCCGTAGGGCGCGAGCGCAATCGCCATGTTGCGCGTGAGCTGGCCGACGCCGCCCTTCGAGACGTTGTAGCTGGTGATGGTCGGGATCGCGAATTCGGCGTTCACCGAGGACATGTTGATGATCGCGCCGGGTTTGCCGCCCGCCTTCACGCGCGCGACCATCTTGCGCGCCACCGCCTGACCAACAAGGAACGAGCCCTTGAGATTGACGCGGAGCACGCGATCAAAATCCTCTTCTT carries:
- the ftsH gene encoding ATP-dependent zinc metalloprotease FtsH, encoding MNPNYRNFALWVIIFLLVLALVTLFQGPGQRGDSRQIAYSQMIDDADQGRIAQVTVAGQEVQGVYKDGQSFSTYVPFDPQMVPKLLAKNVQVTAKPPSSDTPSILAILINALPFLVFLGMWIFLSRQMQNGAGRAMGFGKSKAKLLTEAHGRVTFEDVAGIDEAKEDLQEIVEFLRDPQKFQRLGGRIPRGVLLVGPPGTGKTLTARAVAGEANVPFFTISGSDFVEMFVGVGASRVRDMFEQAKKNAPCIIFIDEIDAVGRHRGAGLGGGNDEREQTLNQLLVEMDGFEANEGIIIIAATNRPDVLDPALLRPGRFDRQIVVPNPDLNGREKILRVHVRKVPLGPDVDLKILARGTPGFSGADLMNLVNEAALLAARRNKRIVTMAEFEDAKDKVMMGAERKSMAMSEEEKKLTAYHEAGHAIVGLNVPAGIPVHKATIIPRGRALGMVKFLPEGDRYSMKYKEFTSQLAVAMGGRVAEELTFGKENITSGAASDIQQATKLAKAMVTQFGYSDQLGTVAYGDNQEEVFLGMSMGRQQNVSEATAQKIDAEVRRLVDEGYEAARRIIEEKKDEFEKLAQALLEFETLTGEEIRDLVAGKGIHRSEDDDATPSRGSAVPSAGKSTRKPPAPDSGGIEPTPLPQ
- a CDS encoding glucose 1-dehydrogenase — encoded protein: MTLKDKVAIVTGSAGGIGLAIVERFARDGAKVMLSDVNESKGAAEARRLAAEGKPVKFVRADVGNSADVAQLITETEDAFGPIDILVNNAGIVHTVDFLELKEEDFDRVLRVNLKGSFLVGQAVARKMVARVKAGGKPGAIINMSSVNAEFAIPTITSYNVSKGGVGQLTRNMAIALAPYGIRVNAIGPGSIATEMLKAVANDPSKNKGILSRTPLLRFGEPSEMASIAAFLASDESSYITGETIFADGGRRALNYTVEVPG